A genomic stretch from Thermomonospora umbrina includes:
- a CDS encoding epoxide hydrolase family protein encodes MTNSEIRPFRIEIPQADLDDLTDRLRRTRWADELPHEEVTDGVQTGPVPPGWEYGVPLSYVRGLVEHWRDGFDWRAQEARLNEFPQFTTEIDGQTIHFVHVRSPEPDATPLILTHGWPNTFVEYLDLVGPLTDPRAHGGDPADAFHVVIPSIPGFGFSGPTRTKGWSSQRVARAWAELMRRLGYEKYGAHGNDAGAIVSPALGTLDPDHVVGVHVNQIFSFPSGDPAEFEGMTEDEMGQLAFLQKFNDEMSAFAQLQATKPQNLAHALADSPSGQLGWIGQLLGEAVDRDTLLTIASIYWFTNTGASSARLYYEDRHAEPLPGPTTFPIGLASFAYDFRPIRRFVERDHADLVSWNEYDRGSHWSAHDAPDLLLSDIRRFFRRFR; translated from the coding sequence ATGACGAACAGCGAGATCCGTCCCTTCCGTATTGAGATCCCCCAGGCCGACCTGGACGACCTGACCGATCGGCTGCGCCGTACCCGCTGGGCGGACGAGCTGCCCCACGAGGAGGTCACCGACGGCGTCCAGACCGGTCCGGTGCCGCCGGGCTGGGAGTACGGGGTGCCGCTGAGCTACGTGCGCGGGCTCGTGGAGCACTGGCGCGACGGCTTCGACTGGCGGGCCCAGGAGGCCCGGCTGAACGAGTTCCCGCAGTTCACCACGGAGATCGACGGGCAGACGATCCACTTCGTGCACGTCCGCTCCCCCGAGCCGGACGCCACCCCGCTGATCCTCACCCACGGCTGGCCCAACACGTTCGTGGAGTACCTGGACCTCGTCGGCCCGCTGACCGACCCGCGCGCCCACGGCGGCGACCCGGCCGACGCCTTCCACGTGGTGATCCCGTCGATCCCCGGTTTCGGCTTCTCCGGCCCCACCCGGACGAAGGGCTGGAGCTCGCAGCGCGTCGCGCGGGCCTGGGCCGAGCTGATGCGGCGGCTCGGCTACGAGAAGTACGGGGCGCACGGCAACGACGCCGGCGCGATCGTCTCCCCGGCGCTCGGCACCCTGGACCCCGACCACGTCGTCGGCGTCCACGTCAACCAGATCTTCTCGTTCCCGTCCGGGGACCCCGCCGAGTTCGAGGGGATGACCGAGGACGAGATGGGGCAGTTGGCGTTCCTGCAGAAGTTCAACGACGAGATGTCGGCGTTCGCGCAGCTCCAGGCCACCAAGCCGCAGAACCTGGCGCACGCGCTGGCCGACTCCCCGTCCGGGCAGCTCGGCTGGATCGGCCAACTGCTCGGCGAGGCCGTCGACCGCGACACCCTGCTGACCATCGCGTCGATCTACTGGTTCACCAACACCGGGGCGTCGTCGGCGCGCCTCTACTACGAGGACCGGCACGCCGAGCCGCTCCCCGGGCCGACCACGTTCCCCATCGGGCTGGCGAGCTTCGCGTACGACTTCCGGCCGATCCGCAGGTTCGTCGAGCGCGACCACGCCGATCTGGTGTCCTGGAACGAGTACGACCGGGGGAGCCACTGGTCGGCCCACGACGCGCCGGATCTGCTGCTGAGTGATATTCGTCGGTTCTTCCGCCGTTTCCGCTGA
- a CDS encoding helix-turn-helix transcriptional regulator gives MLETSARLLRLLSLLQTPRDWPGRELAERLDVTTRTVRNDIERLRTLGYPVNSTRGVAGGYRLEAGTAMPPLLLDDEEAMAVALCLRAGTGHAVAGIEESALRALAKLEQVLPSRLRTRVNTLTSYTVPVPADRRAPVVEPEVLMTITAACRNHERLRFDYRGHDGTASVRVVEPYRLVSWGRRWYLVAWDVEREDWRTFRADRIAPRTPTGPRFPPRDLPEDVTTRIQRGVSAASWRYHAEVTVHAPAEVVAERISPAVGTVEDLGEGSCLLRTGAADLESLAVRLGMLGVDFTVTDPPELVEHLRVLAVRYGNATPSAG, from the coding sequence ATGTTGGAAACCTCGGCGCGCCTGCTGCGCCTGCTGTCACTCCTCCAGACCCCCCGCGACTGGCCCGGCCGCGAACTGGCCGAACGGCTCGACGTCACCACCCGGACCGTCCGCAACGACATCGAACGGCTCCGCACCCTCGGCTATCCCGTCAACTCCACGCGCGGGGTCGCCGGCGGGTACCGGCTGGAGGCGGGCACCGCGATGCCTCCGCTGCTCCTGGACGACGAGGAGGCGATGGCGGTCGCGCTGTGCCTGCGGGCGGGCACCGGCCACGCCGTCGCCGGGATCGAGGAGTCGGCGCTGCGGGCCCTGGCCAAGCTGGAGCAGGTGCTGCCCTCACGGTTGCGGACCCGGGTCAACACGCTGACGTCGTACACGGTGCCGGTCCCGGCCGACCGGCGCGCGCCCGTCGTCGAGCCGGAGGTGCTGATGACCATCACCGCCGCCTGCCGCAACCACGAGCGGCTGCGATTCGACTATCGCGGGCACGACGGCACCGCGAGCGTGCGGGTGGTCGAGCCGTACCGGCTGGTGAGCTGGGGACGCCGCTGGTACCTGGTGGCCTGGGACGTGGAGCGGGAGGACTGGCGCACGTTCCGCGCCGACCGCATCGCGCCGCGCACGCCCACCGGTCCCCGCTTCCCCCCGCGCGACCTGCCCGAGGACGTCACCACCCGGATCCAGCGCGGGGTGTCGGCCGCGTCCTGGCGGTACCACGCCGAGGTGACCGTGCACGCGCCGGCCGAGGTCGTCGCCGAACGGATCAGCCCCGCCGTCGGCACCGTGGAGGACCTCGGCGAGGGCTCCTGCCTGCTGCGCACGGGCGCGGCCGACCTGGAGTCCCTCGCCGTCCGGCTCGGGATGCTCGGGGTGGACTTCACCGTCACCGACCCGCCCGAACTGGTCGAGCACCTCCGCGTGCTCGCCGTCCGCTACGGGAACGCGACCCCGTCGGCGGGATGA
- a CDS encoding SAM-dependent methyltransferase, giving the protein MDRQGRRSRRERRAAVTDEQISIPHDVPTSARAYGWMLGGKDNYEIDRQFILGTLQGFPECVDIARQNREFLYRAVRYLVEEAGIRQFVDMGCGLPTDQNVHQVARAFAPDVKVVYVDIDPIVLAHGRALLADDETTTVINADMRDTDAVLGHPDLVRLIDFDRPLAALFLSVGHHLTDADDPQGIFQSLLGRAVSGSFLGFSQVVADDAGQGAKMSEQITGAGIPWQTRTPAEVDTLVAGLEPVDPGLVNLRDWRPDAGQPPLAPVPEPLLPWVGATERNKGIYEYGGLLRKP; this is encoded by the coding sequence GTGGACCGTCAGGGGCGACGGTCCCGGCGCGAGAGGCGGGCCGCGGTGACCGACGAGCAGATTTCGATCCCCCATGACGTGCCGACCTCGGCACGGGCCTACGGGTGGATGCTGGGCGGCAAGGACAACTACGAGATCGACCGGCAGTTCATCCTCGGAACGCTGCAGGGGTTCCCCGAGTGCGTCGACATCGCGCGGCAGAACCGCGAGTTCCTCTACCGGGCGGTGCGGTACCTGGTCGAGGAGGCCGGGATCCGCCAGTTCGTCGACATGGGCTGCGGGCTGCCCACCGACCAGAACGTCCACCAGGTCGCCCGGGCGTTCGCCCCCGACGTGAAGGTGGTCTACGTCGACATCGACCCCATCGTGCTGGCGCACGGCCGGGCGCTGCTGGCCGACGACGAGACCACCACGGTCATCAACGCCGACATGCGCGACACGGACGCGGTCCTCGGCCACCCGGACCTGGTGCGGCTGATCGACTTCGACCGGCCGCTGGCGGCGCTGTTCCTGTCGGTGGGCCATCATCTGACCGACGCCGACGACCCGCAGGGGATCTTCCAGTCCCTCCTCGGCCGCGCCGTCTCGGGCAGCTTCCTGGGCTTCTCCCAGGTGGTGGCCGACGACGCCGGTCAGGGCGCGAAGATGTCCGAGCAGATCACCGGAGCCGGGATCCCCTGGCAGACCCGTACCCCGGCCGAGGTCGACACGCTGGTGGCGGGCCTGGAGCCGGTGGACCCGGGCCTGGTCAACCTCCGCGACTGGCGCCCCGACGCCGGGCAGCCCCCGCTGGCCCCCGTACCGGAGCCGCTGCTGCCCTGGGTCGGCGCGACCGAGCGCAACAAGGGCATCTACGAGTACGGCGGGCTGCTCCGCAAGCCCTGA
- a CDS encoding MmcQ/YjbR family DNA-binding protein has product MTEIYDAIGAYCEDFLGSEKEFPFGDGAGVYKVAGKMFALVAEDTRPLRVSVKLDPEEGLALRAEFPEHVLPGYHLNKRHWNTLVLDGTLGEDEVLGLLRQSYDLVVAGLPKRLRPPAPDAPEDGSTVLS; this is encoded by the coding sequence ATGACGGAGATCTACGACGCCATCGGGGCGTACTGCGAGGACTTCCTCGGCAGCGAGAAGGAGTTCCCGTTCGGGGACGGCGCCGGGGTCTACAAGGTGGCCGGGAAGATGTTCGCCCTGGTCGCCGAGGACACCCGTCCGCTGCGGGTGAGCGTCAAGCTCGACCCGGAGGAGGGGCTCGCGCTGCGGGCCGAGTTCCCCGAGCACGTGCTGCCGGGCTATCACCTCAACAAGCGGCACTGGAACACCCTCGTCCTCGACGGCACCCTCGGGGAGGACGAGGTGCTCGGGCTGCTCCGGCAGTCCTACGACCTGGTCGTCGCCGGGCTGCCCAAGCGCCTGCGGCCACCCGCGCCCGACGCCCCTGAGGACGGTTCGACCGTTCTGTCGTAG
- a CDS encoding YchJ family protein, with product MAKRRDRPRNARPCPCGLPSSYGECCGRLHRGEARAVTAEQLMRSRFSAFVIRDAAYVLASWHPRTRPPRVDFDPRTEWERLEVLDTGGGTAFDTEGTVEFRAHYTGGDDAGELHEISRFTRVDGAWVYLNGSIQG from the coding sequence ATGGCCAAACGTCGCGATCGTCCCCGGAACGCCCGTCCGTGCCCGTGTGGGCTGCCCTCGTCGTACGGGGAGTGCTGTGGGCGGCTGCACCGGGGAGAGGCGCGCGCCGTGACGGCCGAGCAGCTCATGCGCTCACGGTTCAGCGCGTTCGTCATCCGCGACGCCGCCTACGTCCTCGCGAGCTGGCATCCCCGCACCCGCCCGCCGCGCGTCGACTTCGACCCCCGCACGGAGTGGGAGCGCCTGGAGGTCCTCGACACCGGCGGGGGCACGGCGTTCGACACCGAGGGGACGGTGGAGTTCCGCGCCCATTACACCGGGGGCGACGACGCGGGCGAGCTGCACGAGATCAGCCGCTTCACCCGCGTCGACGGCGCGTGGGTCTACCTGAACGGGAGCATTCAGGGATGA
- a CDS encoding rhodanese-like domain-containing protein encodes MTPLITRERLKVEIDAGAVTVVDALGGSYYEQQHLPGAVPLTEDAVDERAAALLPDKDAPIVTYCSNIACANSQAVATRLERLGYTRVRKYREGIQDWVEAGLPVETGAHAHLDA; translated from the coding sequence ATGACACCACTGATCACCCGGGAGCGGCTCAAGGTGGAGATCGACGCCGGCGCCGTGACCGTCGTCGACGCGCTCGGCGGCTCCTACTACGAGCAGCAGCACCTGCCCGGCGCCGTGCCCCTCACCGAGGACGCGGTGGACGAGCGGGCCGCCGCGCTGCTGCCCGACAAGGACGCGCCGATCGTCACCTACTGCTCCAACATCGCCTGCGCCAACAGCCAGGCCGTCGCCACGCGGCTCGAGCGGCTCGGCTACACGCGGGTCCGCAAGTACCGCGAGGGCATCCAGGACTGGGTGGAGGCGGGCCTGCCCGTCGAGACCGGGGCGCACGCGCACCTCGACGCCTGA
- a CDS encoding TetR/AcrR family transcriptional regulator, with protein MTEELLNIASRPPRERADAARNRSRILEAAAELFARSGAEAMTVDAVAKAAGVGKGTVFRRFGDKSGLVSALLDEREREIQRAVLSGEPPLGPGAPPRERATAFLDAYLDHLARHLELVRLSETAAPGARYRIGAYRFWHMHLALLCAGAPDPGHAAHALLAVVDADLANALRDEGYDWDRIRAGVRRLAVALVPAEV; from the coding sequence ATGACCGAGGAGCTGCTGAACATTGCGAGCCGCCCGCCCCGGGAGCGGGCCGACGCCGCGCGCAACCGGTCGCGCATCCTGGAGGCGGCGGCCGAGCTGTTCGCCCGCTCCGGGGCGGAGGCGATGACCGTGGACGCCGTCGCCAAGGCGGCCGGGGTGGGCAAGGGCACCGTGTTCCGCCGGTTCGGCGACAAGTCGGGCCTGGTCTCCGCGCTGCTGGACGAGCGGGAGCGCGAGATCCAGAGGGCCGTGCTGTCCGGCGAGCCGCCCCTGGGGCCCGGAGCGCCGCCCCGGGAGCGCGCGACGGCCTTCCTCGACGCCTACCTCGACCACCTCGCCCGCCACCTGGAGCTGGTCCGGCTGTCCGAGACGGCCGCCCCGGGGGCCCGCTACCGCATCGGCGCCTACCGGTTCTGGCACATGCACCTGGCCCTGCTGTGCGCGGGCGCGCCCGATCCCGGCCACGCGGCGCACGCCCTGCTGGCCGTCGTGGACGCCGACCTCGCCAACGCGCTGCGCGACGAGGGCTACGACTGGGACCGCATCCGGGCCGGCGTCCGACGCCTCGCCGTCGCGCTGGTGCCGGCGGAGGTCTGA